One stretch of Kiritimatiellaceae bacterium DNA includes these proteins:
- a CDS encoding ZIP family metal transporter, whose translation MFTDSQTVWFAFGLTLAAGMATGIGSLLAFFTRRSGARRFSFFLGVSTGLLLWIAFRQMLPSAGNDLGSTFPMMAAFFGGLLITALIDKLVPTFGNPHEPHRIEDFAGTPAFRRTGMPAALAIVAHSFPEGLAIFVVALHAPAPVAIGAAIALALHNIPEGIATALPMYHATGSRAKACGFSSLTGLAEPLGALIVYTLLYQFMSDRALDLLTAASAGIMVFIALDGLLPAARVYGKYHHAVWGVLTGMLAAAALSLL comes from the coding sequence ATGTTCACCGATTCACAGACCGTCTGGTTTGCCTTCGGTCTGACGCTGGCCGCCGGAATGGCGACCGGCATCGGCAGCCTGCTGGCTTTTTTTACCCGGCGTAGCGGCGCACGGCGCTTCTCATTTTTCCTCGGCGTTTCGACCGGATTACTTCTTTGGATCGCCTTCCGGCAGATGCTGCCGAGCGCCGGGAATGACCTCGGCAGTACGTTTCCAATGATGGCGGCCTTCTTCGGCGGCCTTCTGATCACCGCACTGATTGATAAACTGGTTCCAACTTTTGGAAACCCGCACGAACCGCACCGCATCGAAGATTTTGCAGGAACGCCCGCCTTCCGCCGTACCGGTATGCCCGCCGCACTGGCCATCGTCGCGCACAGCTTCCCGGAAGGTCTGGCCATTTTTGTTGTGGCACTGCACGCACCAGCGCCGGTCGCCATCGGCGCGGCCATTGCGCTGGCGCTGCACAACATTCCTGAAGGAATCGCCACCGCATTACCGATGTATCACGCCACCGGCAGCCGCGCCAAAGCGTGCGGCTTCTCGTCGCTCACCGGACTGGCCGAACCGCTCGGCGCGCTGATTGTTTATACTCTGCTCTACCAGTTCATGAGTGACCGGGCGCTCGACCTTCTCACTGCGGCCAGCGCCGGCATTATGGTCTTCATCGCACTCGACGGACTGCTCCCCGCCGCCCGCGTTTACGGAAAATATCACCACGCCGTCTGGGGTGTCCTGACTGGCATGCTCGCCGCCGCCGCGCTCTCTCTGCTTTGA
- a CDS encoding YebC/PmpR family DNA-binding transcriptional regulator, which translates to MSGHSKWANIKIKKGKADAARGKAFSKIAKEMTVSARIGGGDPSGNITLRMLIGKAKSVNMPKDNIDRAIKKGTGELEGGSLEELMYEAYAPGGVGILVQALTDNKNRAASEIRNAFTKNGASLAQQGAVSRSFQRKGQIYIDAAGIDEDSLMNIVLEAGAEDMRRDGDQFEVLTAFADYSAVSEALTKAGIATASSELTMLPEMPTDIKDKEQAQKVMKLIDALNELDDVQNVYGAFEIDDAILAEME; encoded by the coding sequence ATGTCAGGTCATAGTAAGTGGGCGAATATTAAGATCAAAAAGGGCAAGGCGGATGCCGCCCGCGGTAAAGCGTTCAGCAAGATCGCCAAGGAAATGACGGTGTCGGCGCGTATTGGCGGCGGCGATCCGTCCGGCAATATCACGTTGCGCATGCTGATCGGCAAAGCCAAGTCCGTGAATATGCCCAAGGACAATATCGACCGCGCCATTAAGAAAGGTACCGGCGAGCTGGAAGGCGGATCACTGGAAGAGCTGATGTATGAAGCCTATGCTCCGGGCGGAGTCGGCATTCTTGTGCAGGCGTTGACTGATAACAAGAACCGCGCGGCTTCCGAAATTCGTAATGCGTTCACCAAGAACGGCGCCAGTCTGGCTCAGCAGGGAGCCGTTAGCCGCAGTTTCCAGCGCAAAGGACAGATTTATATTGATGCCGCCGGGATTGATGAAGATTCGCTGATGAATATCGTGCTGGAAGCCGGAGCTGAAGATATGCGGCGCGACGGCGACCAGTTCGAAGTTTTGACGGCGTTTGCCGATTATTCCGCTGTGTCCGAAGCCCTGACGAAAGCGGGTATTGCGACGGCTTCATCGGAGCTGACGATGCTTCCCGAGATGCCGACGGATATTAAGGATAAAGAACAGGCGCAGAAGGTGATGAAGCTGATTGATGCGCTGAACGAACTCGACGATGTTCAGAATGTGTACGGCGCGTTTGAAATCGACGACGCCATTCTGGCGGAAATGGAATGA
- a CDS encoding Asp23/Gls24 family envelope stress response protein: MSERNVPFSRNWPIPEEKSEDAGLGTVQIHNNVIAVIAHEAANRVPGVVELSGTLVDELVDIIGKRHRDRGVRVAVESENTIIVELTAVLEYGVYIPEVCGKLQLEVRKSIEELTGKRVQAVNISVQSIRRAVKDSAEGGVK, translated from the coding sequence ATGAGTGAGCGAAACGTTCCTTTTTCCAGGAACTGGCCGATTCCGGAAGAAAAATCCGAAGATGCCGGTCTTGGCACGGTACAGATTCACAACAACGTCATCGCCGTCATCGCTCATGAAGCGGCCAACCGTGTTCCCGGCGTGGTGGAGCTTTCCGGAACGCTGGTTGACGAGCTGGTTGATATCATCGGTAAACGCCACCGCGATCGCGGCGTTCGCGTCGCCGTTGAGTCGGAAAATACCATCATCGTCGAACTGACCGCCGTGCTTGAGTACGGCGTTTATATTCCCGAGGTTTGCGGAAAACTTCAGCTCGAAGTCCGCAAGTCGATCGAAGAGCTGACCGGCAAGCGGGTGCAGGCGGTTAATATTTCGGTGCAGAGTATTCGCCGCGCGGTGAAGGATTCGGCAGAAGGAGGTGTGAAATGA
- a CDS encoding sugar kinase yields MKKNNAPQLVIVGSIGIDTIETPREKRVEILGGSVSYACAAASFFVKTGMVGVVGTDFPSEHRDLWEKMGIDLAGLQTEEGKTFRWSGVYEANMDNRRTLLTELNVFERFTPELPEAYRDAPYLFLGNIAPELQLHVLEQVHSPKFVLIDTMDLWINIAREKLVQVVGKCDMLTLNESEARLFTGEHSLMDAANALLAMGPRFVLIKKGASGSMLFSKNGIFLLHAFPLADFKDPTGAGDTFAGGLMGALAESGGTDEPAIRRAMLYGSVTAAFGVEEFSLERLAALDRKQIDLRADQLKSMCRID; encoded by the coding sequence ATGAAGAAAAACAACGCTCCCCAATTGGTTATCGTCGGTTCCATCGGAATTGACACCATCGAAACGCCCCGCGAAAAACGCGTCGAAATTCTCGGCGGCTCCGTCAGCTACGCCTGTGCCGCCGCCTCGTTCTTTGTCAAAACCGGCATGGTTGGCGTCGTCGGCACCGACTTTCCATCCGAGCACCGCGATCTCTGGGAAAAGATGGGGATTGATCTGGCCGGGCTTCAGACCGAAGAAGGCAAAACCTTCCGCTGGTCCGGCGTCTATGAAGCCAACATGGACAACCGCCGTACGCTTCTCACCGAGCTGAATGTTTTCGAGCGCTTTACGCCGGAACTGCCGGAAGCCTACCGTGACGCGCCGTACCTTTTTCTCGGTAATATCGCGCCGGAACTCCAGCTTCATGTTCTTGAGCAGGTGCACTCGCCGAAGTTTGTTCTGATCGACACCATGGATCTTTGGATCAACATTGCCCGCGAAAAACTGGTTCAGGTTGTCGGTAAGTGCGACATGCTCACGCTTAACGAATCCGAAGCGCGCCTTTTCACCGGCGAACATTCGCTCATGGATGCCGCCAACGCATTGCTCGCGATGGGGCCGCGTTTTGTCCTGATCAAAAAAGGGGCCAGCGGCAGTATGCTGTTTTCCAAAAACGGAATCTTTCTGCTGCACGCGTTTCCGCTGGCGGACTTCAAAGATCCGACCGGCGCGGGCGATACCTTTGCCGGCGGATTGATGGGCGCGCTGGCCGAATCCGGCGGAACGGATGAGCCGGCAATCCGCCGCGCCATGCTCTACGGAAGCGTCACCGCCGCCTTTGGCGTCGAAGAGTTCAGTCTGGAACGTCTGGCAGCCCTTGACCGGAAGCAGATTGACCTCCGCGCTGACCAGCTTAAGTCAATGTGCCGCATAGACTAA
- a CDS encoding phosphoadenylyl-sulfate reductase, translated as MKEEIEKNQPELSGFGPLQVLQWVVKNIDRPVFASSLGQEDQVILHLIAAHRLPIPVITLDTGRLFPETYDLIAETESRLSVKIRILFPDAAEVETMVAEEGINLFLKGVDQRKRCCQVRKINPLRRVLRESGGWICGLRQEQSSTRSELKVIEWDEANKVPKINPLYNWSLAQVVAYLKENGVPYNPLHDQGFISIGCACCTRAVQPGEDIRSGRWWWETPEQKECGLHLVNGKFVRSKDLEKSHE; from the coding sequence TTGAAGGAAGAAATTGAAAAAAATCAGCCGGAACTTAGCGGATTCGGCCCGCTGCAAGTCCTGCAATGGGTGGTGAAAAATATCGACCGTCCGGTGTTTGCCAGTTCACTCGGTCAGGAAGATCAGGTGATTTTACATCTGATTGCTGCCCACCGGCTGCCAATTCCGGTGATCACACTGGACACCGGCCGGTTGTTTCCGGAAACGTACGATCTGATTGCCGAGACCGAATCCAGATTGAGCGTAAAAATCCGGATTCTCTTTCCCGATGCGGCGGAAGTGGAGACGATGGTCGCAGAAGAAGGGATCAATCTGTTTCTTAAAGGCGTAGATCAACGGAAGCGTTGCTGCCAGGTGCGCAAAATTAATCCGTTGCGGCGTGTGCTTCGCGAGTCAGGCGGCTGGATTTGCGGGTTACGGCAGGAACAGTCATCGACCCGATCAGAACTGAAAGTGATCGAGTGGGATGAGGCCAACAAAGTTCCTAAAATCAATCCACTGTACAACTGGTCGTTGGCGCAGGTGGTCGCCTATCTGAAAGAAAACGGGGTTCCGTATAATCCGTTGCATGATCAGGGCTTTATCAGTATCGGTTGCGCCTGCTGCACGCGGGCGGTTCAGCCGGGAGAAGATATCCGGTCGGGCCGCTGGTGGTGGGAAACACCCGAACAGAAAGAGTGCGGGTTGCATTTGGTGAACGGGAAATTCGTGCGGAGTAAAGATTTGGAGAAGAGTCATGAGTAG
- the ruvC gene encoding crossover junction endodeoxyribonuclease RuvC, whose translation MNKVRILGVDTSLRSSGVAVIEVSGQQMRALAYGRIHNKAALSHTGCLAAIHREVDKLITEFSPDEAVIEGAFFAKNAKTAMILGQARGVVLAACALRNLPVYEYSPRSIKQATVGAGAATKDQVAKMVARLLGLAEIPQDDAADALAAAICHAHQRGLPEALRSKPV comes from the coding sequence ATGAATAAAGTCCGCATTCTAGGGGTCGATACCTCACTGCGCTCGTCCGGCGTGGCGGTGATTGAGGTGTCGGGCCAGCAAATGCGGGCTTTGGCATACGGGCGGATTCACAATAAAGCCGCTTTGTCGCACACCGGCTGTCTGGCGGCGATTCACCGCGAAGTCGATAAGCTGATTACAGAGTTTTCCCCCGATGAAGCCGTTATTGAAGGTGCTTTTTTTGCCAAGAACGCCAAAACGGCGATGATTCTCGGCCAGGCGCGCGGCGTCGTGCTGGCGGCCTGTGCCTTGCGTAATCTTCCGGTTTATGAATATTCGCCGCGCTCAATCAAGCAGGCGACGGTCGGAGCCGGAGCCGCCACCAAAGATCAGGTTGCCAAGATGGTGGCGCGTCTGCTGGGGCTGGCAGAAATTCCGCAAGACGATGCCGCCGATGCGCTTGCGGCGGCCATCTGCCACGCCCACCAACGCGGCCTGCCGGAAGCCTTGCGTTCAAAACCGGTTTAA
- a CDS encoding NTP transferase domain-containing protein, with product MSAWAIVLACGKDQEIGAGIDVAFLTLGSRPIVARSIQTLEQNPLIEGIVLVVRKERVDSALHTVRSFGCRKISAIVAGGPIRLTNLKNALEKIPEEATAVLIHEATRPFVTDEVVAETIKAGKRYGAAIAAVKSPEAVKFAEKGQKVTKSVDRNSVWLVQSPQVYKIDVFRKMLKGSGKLIDDDSELLAKGKQEVHLVAGSTGNMKIRTPDDLQVASAILSVARRTP from the coding sequence ATGTCAGCATGGGCGATTGTTCTAGCATGCGGTAAGGATCAGGAAATTGGAGCAGGCATCGATGTGGCATTTCTCACACTCGGTTCCCGGCCGATCGTCGCGCGTTCCATTCAAACACTGGAACAGAATCCGCTCATCGAAGGAATCGTACTGGTCGTTCGCAAAGAGCGCGTGGACAGCGCATTGCATACCGTTCGCTCCTTCGGCTGCCGCAAAATTTCTGCCATCGTTGCTGGCGGGCCGATCCGTTTGACGAACCTGAAGAACGCGCTGGAAAAAATTCCGGAAGAAGCAACCGCAGTATTGATTCATGAAGCCACCCGTCCGTTTGTAACCGACGAAGTGGTCGCCGAAACCATCAAAGCCGGCAAACGCTACGGTGCCGCCATCGCCGCCGTGAAGAGTCCCGAAGCAGTTAAGTTCGCCGAAAAAGGGCAGAAGGTTACCAAATCGGTCGATCGTAACAGCGTCTGGCTGGTGCAAAGCCCGCAGGTTTATAAAATCGACGTGTTCAGGAAGATGCTCAAAGGCTCTGGCAAGTTGATTGATGACGATTCCGAACTGCTGGCGAAGGGGAAACAGGAAGTTCATTTGGTGGCTGGTTCGACCGGCAACATGAAAATCCGCACGCCGGACGATCTGCAAGTCGCTTCTGCCATCCTCAGTGTCGCACGCCGCACGCCATAA
- the accB gene encoding acetyl-CoA carboxylase biotin carboxyl carrier protein, whose translation MELKEIKKIVEMMTENDLAEFLLEEEAFTLQLKRGTAGITQIVSAPQQMMAAPVAAAPVSAPAAVPTADADAGLVAIKSPMVGTFYRSPSPDSDSFVQIGQDVSAETVVCIIEAMKVMNEIQSEVKGKIKKILVDNATPVQFGQPLFLVEPA comes from the coding sequence ATGGAACTCAAGGAAATCAAGAAGATCGTCGAGATGATGACCGAGAACGACCTCGCTGAATTTTTGCTCGAAGAAGAAGCTTTTACCCTGCAGCTCAAACGCGGTACCGCGGGCATCACCCAGATCGTTTCCGCTCCGCAACAGATGATGGCCGCTCCGGTCGCTGCCGCTCCGGTTTCAGCTCCCGCCGCCGTTCCGACTGCCGACGCTGATGCCGGGCTGGTTGCCATTAAATCTCCAATGGTTGGAACGTTCTACCGCTCACCGTCCCCGGATTCCGACTCGTTCGTTCAGATCGGGCAGGACGTATCCGCCGAAACGGTCGTTTGCATCATCGAAGCGATGAAGGTGATGAACGAGATCCAGTCCGAAGTGAAGGGTAAGATCAAAAAGATTCTGGTCGATAACGCCACACCCGTGCAGTTCGGCCAGCCGCTTTTCCTCGTCGAACCGGCTTAG
- the accC gene encoding acetyl-CoA carboxylase biotin carboxylase subunit produces MFEKILIANRGEIALRIIRACKELGIKSVAVYSEADAESLHVQMADEAICIGPASATSSYLKMANIISAAEVADVDAIHPGYGFLAENAHFAEICRDCNITFIGPDPEVIRKMGDKAIARDTMKAAGVPITPGSDGILATKEEALALAHKMGYPVLIKAVAGGGGKGMRVAHNDVSLAQGFMMASAEAGSAFGNPDVFMEKYIESARHVEVQVIGDKHGNVVHLGERDCSIQRRHQKLVEESPCPVLTPDERKALGEAGVKAAKSVGYNSAGTLEFLYDEKAKKFYFMEMNTRIQVEHTVSEEVTGIDLVKEQILVAAGRKLSFTQDDVKVRYHAIEFRVNAEDPYKNFTPSPGKVEAVHFPGGPGIRIDSHVYSGYTISPYYDSMIAKIIARGANREEALNRLHRALEEFTINGPHTTVPVGMALLMDNRFRRGEYNTAFLEKFMHENFMVDR; encoded by the coding sequence ATGTTTGAAAAAATACTGATTGCCAATCGCGGCGAAATTGCGCTGCGGATTATCCGGGCCTGCAAAGAGCTGGGAATCAAGTCGGTCGCGGTTTATTCCGAGGCCGACGCGGAATCTCTCCACGTTCAGATGGCTGATGAGGCCATTTGTATCGGTCCGGCTTCCGCGACATCCAGTTATCTGAAAATGGCAAATATCATCAGCGCCGCCGAGGTGGCCGATGTGGATGCCATTCATCCGGGTTACGGCTTTCTGGCCGAAAACGCGCACTTCGCCGAAATCTGCCGGGACTGCAATATCACCTTCATCGGGCCGGATCCGGAAGTGATCCGCAAGATGGGCGACAAGGCGATTGCCCGCGATACGATGAAAGCCGCCGGTGTACCGATTACTCCCGGCAGCGACGGAATTCTCGCCACGAAGGAAGAGGCGCTGGCGCTGGCTCATAAAATGGGTTATCCGGTTCTGATTAAAGCGGTGGCTGGCGGCGGCGGAAAAGGAATGCGCGTGGCGCATAACGACGTCAGTCTGGCGCAGGGATTTATGATGGCCAGCGCCGAAGCCGGAAGTGCTTTCGGGAATCCCGATGTGTTTATGGAAAAATACATTGAGTCCGCCCGGCACGTTGAAGTGCAGGTGATCGGCGACAAGCACGGCAACGTGGTGCATCTTGGCGAGCGCGATTGCAGTATTCAGCGCCGCCACCAGAAGCTGGTGGAAGAGTCGCCCTGTCCGGTGCTCACGCCCGACGAGCGTAAGGCACTCGGTGAAGCCGGTGTCAAAGCCGCCAAGTCGGTCGGCTACAACAGTGCCGGAACGCTGGAATTTCTTTACGACGAAAAGGCCAAGAAGTTTTACTTCATGGAAATGAATACCCGTATTCAGGTGGAACATACCGTCAGTGAAGAAGTGACGGGGATCGACCTGGTTAAGGAACAGATTCTGGTCGCTGCGGGCAGAAAGCTTTCGTTCACGCAGGACGATGTAAAAGTGCGCTACCACGCCATCGAATTCCGTGTGAACGCCGAGGATCCCTATAAGAACTTCACTCCGTCCCCCGGTAAAGTCGAAGCGGTGCATTTCCCCGGCGGCCCCGGCATCCGGATTGATTCGCACGTTTACAGCGGCTACACCATTTCGCCTTACTACGACAGCATGATTGCCAAAATCATCGCCCGCGGAGCCAATCGCGAAGAGGCGCTGAACCGCCTGCACCGCGCGCTGGAAGAGTTCACTATCAACGGCCCGCACACCACGGTACCGGTCGGCATGGCGCTGCTGATGGATAACCGTTTCCGGCGCGGCGAGTACAACACCGCTTTCCTCGAAAAATTCATGCATGAAAATTTCATGGTAGACCGGTAG
- the cysD gene encoding sulfate adenylyltransferase subunit CysD: MSRYQLSQLKQLEAESIRIIRDAYSQFENPVMLYSIGKDSGVMVRLAQKAFYPGRVPFPLLHVDSTFKFREMITFRDRFCLENGLDLLVHSNEEGRASGASPFTLGSRKYTDVMKTQALLQALDKHKFDCAFGGARRDEEKSRAKERIFSFRDRNHQWDPKNQRPELWSNFNARVNPGESVRVFPLSNWTELDIWQYIRLEKIPLVPLYLAAKRAVVERDGVLIMIDDERFPLEPGEKPKEILVRFRTLGCYPLTGAIESDADTVDKIVEEMMTTRLSERSTRIIDKDGDSSMEEKKKEGYF; this comes from the coding sequence ATGAGTAGGTATCAGCTGAGTCAACTTAAACAACTGGAGGCCGAAAGCATCCGGATCATTCGTGACGCGTACAGTCAGTTTGAGAATCCGGTCATGCTTTATTCCATCGGCAAGGATTCCGGCGTCATGGTTCGGCTGGCGCAAAAAGCGTTTTACCCCGGACGGGTTCCGTTTCCGCTTCTGCATGTTGATTCGACCTTCAAATTTCGTGAAATGATTACCTTCCGCGACCGCTTCTGCTTGGAAAACGGATTGGATCTGCTGGTGCACTCCAACGAAGAAGGCCGCGCCTCCGGCGCGTCGCCGTTTACATTGGGCAGTCGCAAGTACACCGACGTCATGAAAACGCAGGCGCTGTTGCAGGCTTTGGATAAACATAAATTCGACTGCGCCTTCGGCGGTGCCCGGCGCGACGAAGAAAAGTCGCGGGCCAAAGAACGGATTTTTTCGTTCCGCGACCGGAATCATCAGTGGGATCCGAAAAATCAGCGTCCGGAACTCTGGTCGAATTTTAATGCGCGGGTGAATCCCGGCGAAAGCGTGCGGGTGTTTCCGCTTTCGAACTGGACGGAGCTCGATATCTGGCAATACATCCGGCTCGAAAAAATTCCGCTGGTTCCGCTTTATCTGGCGGCCAAGCGGGCGGTCGTCGAACGCGACGGCGTACTGATCATGATCGATGATGAGCGCTTTCCTCTGGAGCCGGGCGAAAAGCCGAAAGAAATTCTGGTGCGTTTCCGTACGCTCGGTTGCTACCCGTTGACTGGCGCGATTGAGTCGGATGCAGATACCGTCGACAAGATCGTCGAGGAAATGATGACGACGCGGCTGAGCGAACGCTCGACCCGCATCATTGATAAAGACGGCGACTCCTCCATGGAAGAAAAGAAGAAGGAAGGCTACTTCTGA
- a CDS encoding acylphosphatase, whose protein sequence is MIPQRITVRYEGWVQGVGFRYTAVSLAQDLDVTGWVKNEFDGGVSVVAEGAEESLMELLQAIRRSNLGKYITTELVRRSAATGEFKGFTVAH, encoded by the coding sequence ATGATTCCTCAGCGAATAACTGTACGGTATGAAGGCTGGGTGCAGGGCGTCGGGTTCCGGTACACGGCGGTAAGTCTGGCGCAGGACTTGGATGTAACCGGCTGGGTGAAGAATGAGTTCGATGGCGGCGTGTCAGTGGTGGCGGAAGGCGCGGAAGAGTCGCTGATGGAGCTTTTGCAGGCGATCCGCCGGTCGAACCTCGGAAAATACATCACCACCGAACTCGTCCGCCGGTCGGCGGCAACCGGTGAATTTAAAGGTTTTACCGTCGCACATTGA
- a CDS encoding elongation factor G, which translates to MKGIPISGVRNFALMGHTGSGKTSLLDVMLNILGTNERAGSVDDKTSMADWTPEEQEHEISIWAKPFDGVYTAASGKQRRFVVIDTPGYADFVGQQMAAAEITDAALIVVDAVSGIQVGTNRAWKICEKRNLPRGVVITGLDKPEASFEKALAAVKAMWGDIRCVPVVLPTTDGKSEVDILDMPTDAVPADMAATVKAIRDHLIELAAETNDKLMEKYFNGEELTADEFSHGLRESVHEAHLIPVFACSAKTKIGVKETMDSISRLFPSPEDYPVKCADGHEVATGEDQPFAGLVWRSVNDAFTGQLSFVRVYRGKLTPNSEVLNATKGEKERIGSIFYINGKKSTDCLEAKAGDIIALPKLKNTFLNDTLCATTEKITFKPIEFPHPVSAYAVEPKTKGDEDKIGTALHRAADEDPSIRVERNTETRETLLWGMGDMHLDVTLEHIRNRSKVDITHHTPKVAYRETITGTGEGHYKHKKQSGGRGQYGECFVRVHPRAPGDNEWFANKVVGGTIPHNFIPACQKGFLEGMAKGPLVGSEVSNLKVELYDGSYHDVDSSEVAFKIAGSRALHEAIEKARPVLLEPIMTIAITVPDEYMGDITGILNTKRGRILGMGVDEGMQVITAEVPQVETFKFCSELRSVTGGRGSFELTFARYEQVAASIAQKIIAAAQKDKVAVED; encoded by the coding sequence ATGAAGGGTATTCCAATCTCAGGTGTCCGCAATTTTGCACTGATGGGCCACACGGGCAGCGGCAAGACGTCCCTGCTGGATGTGATGCTCAATATCCTTGGAACCAATGAGCGGGCCGGCTCCGTGGACGATAAAACCAGCATGGCCGACTGGACGCCGGAAGAGCAGGAACACGAAATTTCGATCTGGGCGAAACCCTTCGACGGCGTTTATACCGCCGCCAGCGGCAAACAGCGCCGCTTCGTCGTTATTGACACTCCCGGCTACGCCGACTTCGTCGGCCAGCAAATGGCCGCCGCCGAAATCACCGACGCCGCGCTGATCGTGGTCGATGCCGTTTCCGGCATTCAGGTCGGCACCAACCGCGCGTGGAAAATATGCGAGAAGCGCAATCTGCCGCGCGGTGTCGTCATCACCGGTCTCGACAAGCCGGAAGCCAGTTTTGAAAAAGCGTTGGCTGCCGTTAAAGCCATGTGGGGCGACATCCGCTGTGTGCCGGTCGTTTTGCCGACGACCGACGGAAAATCTGAAGTCGATATTCTCGACATGCCGACCGATGCCGTGCCCGCCGATATGGCGGCCACGGTGAAGGCGATCCGCGACCATCTGATCGAGCTGGCCGCCGAGACCAACGACAAGCTGATGGAAAAATATTTTAACGGCGAAGAACTCACTGCCGACGAATTCTCGCACGGCCTGCGCGAATCGGTACACGAAGCGCACCTGATTCCGGTGTTCGCCTGCTCGGCCAAAACGAAAATCGGCGTGAAGGAAACGATGGATTCCATCAGCCGCCTTTTCCCGTCGCCGGAAGATTATCCGGTCAAATGCGCCGACGGCCACGAAGTCGCCACCGGCGAAGACCAGCCGTTCGCCGGACTCGTCTGGCGCTCGGTCAACGATGCGTTTACCGGCCAGCTCAGCTTTGTGCGCGTCTATCGCGGCAAACTTACGCCCAACTCCGAAGTGCTCAACGCCACCAAAGGCGAAAAGGAACGCATCGGCAGTATTTTTTACATCAACGGTAAAAAATCGACTGACTGTCTGGAGGCCAAGGCAGGGGATATCATTGCGCTACCGAAGCTGAAAAACACTTTCCTGAACGACACGCTCTGTGCGACGACGGAAAAAATTACGTTCAAACCGATTGAATTTCCGCATCCGGTTTCCGCCTACGCCGTCGAACCCAAGACCAAAGGCGACGAAGACAAAATCGGCACGGCACTGCACCGCGCGGCGGACGAAGATCCGTCCATCCGCGTCGAGCGCAACACGGAGACCCGCGAAACCCTGCTGTGGGGTATGGGCGATATGCACCTCGACGTCACGCTCGAGCATATCCGGAACCGCAGTAAAGTGGACATCACCCACCACACGCCGAAAGTCGCTTACCGCGAAACCATCACCGGAACCGGCGAAGGGCACTATAAGCACAAAAAGCAGTCCGGCGGACGCGGCCAGTACGGCGAATGTTTTGTGCGGGTTCATCCGCGCGCGCCGGGCGATAACGAATGGTTCGCCAATAAAGTCGTCGGCGGAACCATTCCTCATAACTTCATTCCCGCCTGCCAGAAAGGTTTTCTGGAAGGAATGGCCAAAGGCCCGCTCGTCGGTTCCGAAGTCAGTAATCTAAAAGTGGAACTCTACGACGGCTCCTACCACGACGTGGACTCGTCCGAAGTCGCTTTCAAAATCGCCGGTTCGCGCGCCCTGCACGAAGCGATCGAAAAAGCGCGGCCGGTTCTGCTGGAACCGATCATGACCATCGCCATCACCGTGCCCGACGAGTACATGGGCGACATCACCGGCATCCTCAACACCAAGCGCGGCCGGATTCTCGGCATGGGCGTGGACGAAGGGATGCAGGTTATCACCGCCGAAGTGCCGCAGGTCGAAACCTTCAAATTCTGTTCTGAACTGCGCTCCGTCACCGGCGGACGCGGCTCGTTCGAGCTGACCTTCGCCCGCTACGAACAGGTCGCCGCCAGCATCGCCCAGAAAATCATCGCCGCCGCCCAGAAAGACAAAGTCGCCGTCGAGGATTAA
- the amaP gene encoding alkaline shock response membrane anchor protein AmaP, with protein MTKFLHVLSGLVIWFLFAALGGALVHANIPGVTISLFDVLPPLQSIKTTGIGGVIILLAMLYLITFAPRRQKARYISFDSGNGAVSISVSAVRDFIRKLGDEFGAVVGIDPKIRSEKDAISVDLDVKVQTGVRIPEFSQALQNRVREGMQDSLGILEVKEVKVRIQEIVGTPRPSRR; from the coding sequence ATGACAAAGTTTCTTCATGTACTTTCCGGACTGGTGATCTGGTTTCTTTTTGCCGCGCTGGGCGGTGCACTGGTTCATGCGAACATTCCTGGTGTAACGATAAGTCTGTTTGACGTCCTGCCACCGCTTCAGAGTATCAAAACGACTGGTATCGGCGGTGTGATCATACTGCTTGCCATGCTCTACCTCATCACCTTCGCTCCTCGTCGCCAGAAGGCGCGCTACATCTCCTTCGATTCCGGCAACGGCGCGGTATCCATTAGCGTCAGTGCCGTGCGTGATTTTATCCGCAAGCTCGGCGATGAATTCGGTGCCGTGGTCGGTATCGACCCGAAAATCCGCTCCGAAAAAGACGCCATCAGTGTCGATCTGGATGTGAAAGTCCAGACAGGCGTCCGCATCCCGGAATTCTCTCAAGCTCTTCAGAACCGGGTTCGCGAAGGGATGCAGGACAGTCTGGGTATTCTTGAAGTGAAGGAAGTCAAAGTACGCATTCAGGAAATTGTCGGAACGCCGCGGCCTTCCCGCCGCTAA